AAGTATAGAGGCGTAACTCTGCACAAATGTGGTCGTTGGGATACAAGAATGGGTCAATTCGTTGGAAAGAAGTAAGCGCTTTTCTTGGATTATTTCATTGCTTCATTTGACTGATTACAAGAGCTTGATTTAATTCCTTATACATGGTGTTTGTGAGATGTTTATGCATTCATCTAATCATGATTAATGCATGAAGGTTTCTGGTTTTGGAGTACTTGTTTAGGATAGTtaattaaatggagagaggAATCCCTTTTATCTGTATGATACGATACTATAACGGTTATTCGAGAGCAAAATAAAGGCTGCAAGGTCCTTGTGATCATGAATTCATATGTCATTAGACGCTGTGTTGTGCTAAGACGAATTCATTTTTGTTGTCTCGCATAAAAAGCTTCCGTTTCATGTTGTGGATTCAGGGCATATGATGAAGCAGCCATCAAATCTAATGGGAGAGAAGCCATTGCAAAATTTGAGTTTAGCAACTATGACAAGGAGATGAACTTAAGCTCCAGAAATGGAGGTATATGGCAAATCACTATCTTAGTTTCAACCTCGTTTTTACTgaatatcaatttttcttgtcttgTCCGCACAGTGGCTAACTTGGTATCTTTTTGCTGCAATTCTAGGTAATGGCAGCAGTCTTGATCTCAACCTCGGGATGTCTTTATCTTCCGATGGGAATGACACTACCAGAAATCAGCATTATCCTGCTCCCGATGGGAAGAGATTAAAGGTATACAGCTATTAgattcatttcaaaatttcactAAAGCTGGAGAGCTTCATTTCATGGATATGCATTTTTGTTGCTGgcttcaaaaagaaaatgaatgtCTTCACCGATGCTAGGACAGTAGTTTTCCTTCATCTTATGATCTGTGTAATTTTATAGGTCGAGCCAATCTCTGTCCCTCAAGAACTAATACAAAAGTATCCTACCATGTGGGCTGGCATCTATTCTGGTTTTACCCCAAACGATAAggtgaaactaaaaaaaaagctaGTGACGCAAGTAGTAGTAACAAACATTGACACATTGGATATAAGTCGAAACGAAGCTTCATTTCTATAATAAAAGATGCATAATTTGAGTCATGAACTTGCTGAAGAATAAcagtaataattatatttttgacaGGAATTAGCTACAAGAATGAGTGGTGAAGCTGTTCCTTTGCCTGGATACAGCTCAAACTGGCCATGGAAAATGCCAAGCCATGGTATGGCCACCCCAGTCCCCATATTGGCTTCTTCTGCAGCATCATCAGGATTCTCTTCCGCAACTTCTCCATACTTCACTTCTGCCGTGCCATTGACCAATCGGGCACAATTTCCTACAACAGCTTTCCACAGCCTTCAGTGACCCTTCCTTGCAAGTTCGAATCACAACAGCCACAACTATTATCAGTAACAGGAGCGGAACAGCCTCATTTTAGTCTGTTTGAGATTTGGCTAGCAAAAGAAGCCATGCCAACTGGGGTGAGTCGTCTCAGCAGCCATACGTATAGCACAAATAATAGATTGACCAAATTATATGTTGGTACGATGATTCTCAAGAGTCTGAATACTGTGTAGATTCGATTCTGTTACAAACCATTGTTAAATCTTGTTTGCATCCATCTTTTTGAGCTATAAATGAGAAATGCATATATTCTTCTTTACATCCAGCTTGCTGTTGACAACCCCATTGTTGCAACTTGCAAATGGGAATTTTACCTCTAGTCAAAGAAATAAACATGATAACACCTAAGAGAGATTGTTCATATCATCCATTAGGTGCTCAATGAATACAGCTTTCGAGTTTAGGCAGCACCGAAAGACTTGACAGAAGAGACGGGACTAGGGAGATTGCACGTGCAAAGGGAAAGAGTGTCATCAGTTCGAGAGCAGTGTCGCTCATAAGATGATGTTAGAATAACAAAGTAGAAACCTTCAAGAAAAGACTCTTGTAGCTCTCACATACTCTTTGGTGTCTCTTCGGGTTTCTTTGTATGCTTCTATCATGTTCATCTCCTATGAAACTCGTAATGTCAAATTTTctcactaactcaattcatgTCATTTTGAATCTACCATAGACTTAAAACACTGCAAGCACACAATGAATGTTTAGCATCTTCACCTATTGCAGTTTCCATACATTCATATCACATAGAAGTTGGTAAATCAATCAATATACTGCATAATGTCTCACTCACCAAACTAAGCTGGCCAAGACAAAATGGTCAATCATCAAATTTGGATAAAGCACTCTCAATCTCATCAAAAGCAGCAAGTCAGCAACTATGGGAGGAGAACCACATAAgtatatttagtttgaattaGGACTTCAAAACTGTatccaaaattattatataaatttgaattaattaccattgcattcatgtaaatttttagaaaactactcttttatatatgtatagataaactaaatttataaaaaaatgagttataaatttttttacctttCCAATTACAATTGACATGTCTCATGCATGTGCATTTACATTTAAAAACATTTGTTTCGAATTGCTAATAAGATCAATATTGCTTCATCCCTCAATAATAAATCTTTATTTAGTAAGATGAAAACTTTATTAGTAAAGTATCAAGAAAGGGAAGGGAAGGCGTTCTGAGTTGGCCACCTTAAATCTGTACTTTATAGTTCGCTTTGTTTGACAATTAATTCAACATTTTAACACTTCTAAGCTAATTTGATGTATAAGAGATTTTAATTTACACTTCTAAGctaattttaatgattttttttttattttatattttttgatacataaaaatttaatgttaatatattttttaaaaaatataaagtactCCCACCGTCctattgaagatgacccacatTCTTTTTTGGTTTGCCCTAACCAAAATGACCCATtgccaaaaaaggaaacacatttatctctattttgttctctctcttacttcactCTCtgcacttaacacacaaaataaagttacatAAAATTCCATGTCACCCAAGGAAgaggtcatcttccttgggacggagggagtttcTTGTGTTATCACAGGGGTGagatactactaataattaaagGTAGAGGttacttataaattttataaatagcgattaaaatgaaatagaatataTCATATATCATGAACCTGAAATCTCAGCACTAAAAGTACCACAAATGACCAAGTCTAAAGTGGAAATACAAGAGCATAAAGGTGGCCTCTTTCGGGATGCAACAGGTTCTTGGAGTATGGTTTTGTGGTAAATATTGGGTTATGCTTCATTTTGTTGGCTGAACTCTGGTGCCTGCCTGCTCCCATGGTTTACGTTCGCGAAAGCTTTGGGCTTCCGAAATTTGGAGGTGGAAAGTGACAGTTTTATTAGAATCTCAATGATCAAGAGGGACTTTGAAGTGTCCATCAATTGTAAATCTATAGTGCAAGGCGTGCGTGACTTGCTTCCAGATTTTGATTCGGTGGTGGTCAAACCATTTGCATATGGAGGCAAATTTTGCTGCGGATTTTCAATCTCATTACGCATATAGTTTTCCTAAAGGAGTTAGTATTTGGATGTTGCACGATAGACTTGGTATTTCTTATGCTCgctattttatctttataatCAAGCAGTGATCTGCTTtctcacacaaaaaaaaaactaagtgAAATTTTCTTGTACCAAATTTCGTCCTGATTAACATTTTAGCATTTTTAAGTTAAATTTGTACACTTCCATTTTAAAGAACTTTACAAGGAATTGCGAcgtacattaaaaaaaacaataattataaattcataaatttcaaaaaaatattaaaactaatcTCAAATCCTAAATtaactaatccaaaattaataaCTTAGGGATTATTAGAAAACTAATGCATACCCAATTCAACAGAtagcaaaatcaaatcattGAAGTCACTAGAAAAATCACGAATCTTTATCTGAATCGACCAATGGAAAATGTTATCGGAGTGGGAGATTTTGCTTCTTCTCGgataatttatgcaaaataaacaacAGCTTCAGCCCAAAATAACAAACtgattatttaaaaactaAGGCATACCAAATTCAGTagacaacaaaatcaaatctttgaAGCCACTATATAAATGCATGAACATTTGTCATTTCATTATATTGTCTTTGAAGCCACTATATAAATGCATGAACATTTGTCATTTCATTATTCAATATATTGATGTAGTGCAGTGATTAACTCATTAgcaatttcaaacaaaaattaaattttagttattagattagaagatctaacgattgaaataatgtcacgtggattatatttttaattaaaaaaattaataaataaaattaaaggatattaatgtcaattctctttcattaaaatcatgttaaaactttaaatttacgtaactctctcgatttaaattattttttcgcaaaaaatatatcaaactaaagataattttataaggattccaacgagatctcaattgcatatgttccgacgacgttcggatgatgaaatttgatattttttattttagttttcgtgaatgttgataaccagatttttatcaacaaatacataaaaaatctcaataaaaccatgtaaaaatcttaataaaataaaattctcaataaatatgtgttgatattttcttgtactagtgtcgATATTCTTATGTgatatttgttgatatttgtaatacactatgttgatataaaaaaacattcacgaaaattatcatatgataacataatgatgatattacccttttgttgatattttgtctactatttattgagattcgcaaaatttaatctcatccactcattttaaaatctaaagatggagatttggtcttgattttggattaggatgctataagcattagaatatgacttgattgatgtatatttattattatatagtatagaTGAGGCAATGTTTATATTGGCAAAATTTGGCATTTCGTTGTATAATAGTAGTGATATATACCCGACTACATCATTTataatgacaatttttttggtaataatctcattttgttAATTGTTGCTACAATCCGTTTCCTATAATCTACAATCAATCCCGTGCGATTTCTAATTTTGGCATTGTGGTcctatactcctatatatttcataattataatatcttatttagagataattaaaattttaagaaatccCTCTTAGTGATCTTGTAAATTCAATTTCCAGTCAATCAagtacaatatatatttattttctacaatataaatatatactccatctttGATTGCTTCTTATTGAGATGGAtatattttaaactaaatGGTAGGGGATTTGTTCATATCTATTTTGCCTAATATCCCTTTAATTACGTTTTGTAGACTCCATCTAGTAAATCATTCAAATGTTATTGGTAGCTTTATCTTTTAATGGAAtctttaatttagttttagtcacattctaattttcttttacaacACGTTGTGATCTCTTGTTTGCATCCATCTTTTTAAATGAGAAATGCAAATATTCTTCTTCACATCCACTAAAAGGAATGAACTCTAATAACACCACCTATGAGAGATCATGTAACATTAGGAGCTCAATCAATACAGCTTTCGAGTTTAGGCAGCACCCAAAAACTTCACGAAGAGACGGGAGACTGCACGTGCAAAGGGAAAGGGTGGCAGATCAGATAGAGAGCAATGTCTCTCATAGGATGATAATAGATTAGAATAACAAAGTAGAGTTTAAGAAAATAACCTTCAAGAAACGATTCTTGTAGCTCTCGACATGCTCTTTGGCGTCTCTTTGGGTTTGTTTGTACGCTTCTATCTTGTTCATCTCCTGTGAAACTCGTAATGTCATGTCGATTTCTAGAGGAAAACATtgatgttttctttttgtagaTATCGTTCTCATGAAATGATTAATACAAGCATAAAATTGTCCACGCACACACAGAGTTTGTTTACGTACCTCAATCCACAGTGCAAGTTTTGGCCTGCCTACTCTGATATCATACTTCTTTACTTCGGAGAAGAAGGGTTGATATCTTTCAACGAAAGGAACATAGGCAATATCCACCTGAGACAAATCATGAAATGAAGCATTCTATCCAATTCCCGCATTAATCACTAACTCAAATTATGTCATTGGAATCGAATATAGACTTAAAACACTGCAAGAACACAATTAATGTTTAGAGTCTTTCCCTATTGGGGTTTCCACAAATCGTCTTACTTTCATATCATACAGAAGTTGGTAAATCAATATTGTATAGTGCCTCACTCACCAAACTGAGCTGGCCAAGAAAAAATGGCCCATCATCGAATTTGGAGAGAGCACTCTCAATATCATCAAAAGCAGCACCTATGGAAGGAAAATCAAATTAGTATTTAGTTCTACATCTTCTCATCGATGTAAATTCTGTCATTAGAATCCAAACTCACCAGCTTCATCGATTCTGTTTTCTTTCAATGAAGTAGTCACAGCTTTATGGAAGGAGCCCGTGAATGAGAGCAACTCCTCTCCGAACTCCCCCTTGGATGGATCCTGCAGTCATTCAGCACTTGAGCTACCACAAAAGCAAACATCAAATATGTGATATTAACATAGTAGAAGATCTTACATCAGGAAAAAGCGAAGGCCCTGGGAAGTTTTGATCAATATAACGAATCAAGTCAAGACTTTCCCCCTTAACCTCATTGTTGTGTTCTAGTGATGGAACCTACATAGGGAATGCAaacaaatttctaaaataacttgaaatcaaCTAGTTTTCACTATCTTGAAATCTAAAATAACTCACATTAACACAAAAGTGTTCACCTTGTTTTCAGGATATACTTTTTCCTTATACCAACTAGGCCTATTCTTGAGATCAATAGGCACCAATTTGATAGTTTCTTGCAGTCCCTAAAACAAGGAAATTCAGCTTCTCATAACCTTAAATTCCACTACAAAACATACTAATTCATCAGTTATAACAAACAAACTCTAAATTCTCACAACCTTACAGTTCCTGGTAATCCAGGTACGTTGAGCATAGGGGCATGTGTAAGAAATATAAAGcctaaaattgaagaaatgaacccaattagaatataaaaattcaaaactattaagcaaagagagaaaaaagaatcGACTTTGAATGGATTACTTTGGGGTTCCATCAAAGATTGCTGGTGGGTCCGAAGAGGAATCAAGAACAGGTGGAAGAACTTCTTTCACATTGCTATGCCACCAAAAATAGCAAGAAAATTAAACCccattatttgtaattaacaTTCATAAAAATGGTTTGAGGGAAAAGACGAACCCAGAAGCCGTTGCAGCAGAAATGTGAAGGGGATAAATCAGCGGTTTCTTGATGCAAGCAAATCCTGAATTCGGAAAGAAGTTGCGAGATTTAACTTTGTTGTTGCAAGTGTAATGGATAATGCCATGATGACAGCTTAAGGCCATGTTTGGAAGTGGTTGTTTGCAGAAACgtaaatgaatttttattttatgtgattttcaatattaaacgttggtggatatatttttttgacgACAAGAATATACGGGCAATTTGttttagagaaaaagagagaatttttCGAAAACGAttgaaataaaactaaaattccCACCTTGGAATAGGCTGGAATACTACCTTATGCCTAGCATCTAAAAATTGAGGGACACTGCCGTGAGCACACGCAAATCCGAGCAACGATGGAAGGAGAAGGCGACAGCGAAGGTGGAGGAGATGTTGGCAGCGGTGAGGGTTAGATGAAGGTGAGGGGAGAGTgtcttaaaaaaattgaaaacatcgAATCCTTTTTCCCAACAAACTTGGAAGGGATTCTGTCATAAGACGTTGAACTATCTCTAACACATGTATAAGATGACATAATCAACATATGCatatagagagaaaagagagaggaagagagcaGAAATTATGGCGAACAAGATAAAAGGTGGGGCACTCCATTGGATCGATCTTaatacacttcattttttgccCAAACTACAGAGTTTCTGCAACGAGAATCCGATCATCGACTACAGTCCAAACACTTTGGTGTATACATCGCCTGAACTAAACATTAGATCTCCTCCATACCCAGAAAAGTAATTCGCTCCTAGTCTCTCGTTTCTCTGAACTTCTGCCAACCCCGACTCACCTTTATGTTGCAACCCATCAAAACCATTGCTATTAGAGGCATGCCCATTTCCATACTTTTCCATCTGGGTGAAGAAAGATGGACCATGATTTTGGTTTTCATCAGGTAGTCTTGAGGATAGGCCATATACATCATTTAGTCCGGTCATGCCATTCTGACCACCGGCAAAACTCAGGCCCTGTTGCGAGGGTGGAATCTGGGGTGCAAAGATATGAGAGAAGTTGGAGTCTTGACATGCAGATGCAGACTGTTGCATCATAAGCAAAAATCTGGACTCCTCCTCAAATGCATTTAACCCATGAGTACCGGATGGCCTAGCTTCAAACATTGTGTTTTGAAAACCATTTGTTTGGTTACTTTTTCCGCTGGGTAACATTGCAGGATCAAAGAAATCAGCATCATTGAAGCCTGTTGATGGTTGAAACAAATTGCTCGAGAAAGAGCAAGTGTTGGCCAGACGACCACCTATGAACAAAgaaaacacattaaccaaACGTGAGTTAATAATGGAGTAGCACTCTGCCACAATGTGTGGGAGATATGGTCAAGGCATGAACCTGATGAAGGACGGGGCAAAGAGCCAGTTCTGTCGCAGTTGGAAAACCCAGGAGGCGGATCCCTGGAGGGCATCGTGAATCCAGGTGGAGCCAAACTATGAGCTCTATTTACTGtagaaaatagaatatattaaAGCAGACATGAGAACCCTGCCTGCTGTAATCTCAATCTGGCAGCATCAAAATAAGGCCATCACACTTAATTGGATCCTTAATAATGCAAGTTGTATACTATTATGCttataaatgttttctttagGCATTCCCTCACAGCTCTTAAACTTAATATCAAATTTGACAATAATGAATGTCAAAGAGTGTATGGGAATAATAAAAGAGACAGAACAATCATGGTGATTTGTAAGCAACTGAGATTTATAAAGCAAAACCTACATTCTTATAGAGTACGCACATCTGAAACAATATACTATATGAATATAGAACATAATTCCTTTTAGCAAAAGTAGAAAGAGAAAatctataataattatttccGTTACCTGGAAACTGAGGCTTGCACAAGTAAGGCTCCTTGATATCTCCATATTCCGGAAGGATAGAGGCAGCCACTTGACTCGCAAAGCCATCTTGTTTGGAAAATGAGTAGCCTGATTGATCACTATTTAGGGAACTCCAAGAAGAACCACCCAACACTTCAGTTTCATCAAGTAACCTGGATAAACCATTAGGCATTCCCAAAGAATCTTCACATGAATCAAAATCTATCgacataatatttgaaattatactGCTCTTTACAGCATCTGAAACAGAATTTTCATCATCATTGTGCAAGTTATCATTATCTATTCTCCGTAAGTGCTCAACTATTTCTTCATTGGAAAATGACTGGGAACTTCTATATATTCTATCAGATTTAGCAGAATTTTGAAACTTCATCTCCTGGCATGAGTCATTAGATATGGAATTTACACATCTGATAGGTAAAGAAGCCTCATCATCTTGAATATTTACAGGATTGTGATCCAGAGTAAAACCAGTCAAACTAGGTGCCTTTCTGTGTAATGCAGCACCATCAGAATCCTCCAAATCGTGAGAAGTACACAATGGATGAAGAAAAGAAGCCCCATGACTTGAACCACATGTACCCTTATATCTGTGACTATGTGACAAAGAATCTCCTCCGAGCGGTTTTTCTGCACTATTTATAAACCCATTTGCACCATGATCAGAAGAGGGGATCTTAAAAAGGGAAGAAACAGAATATGAGGCTTCTGCATGCATTTCACCACCAACTGTGATTGAAGATACTTCAGAACATAAATCAAGAATCCTCCGATCTTCAGGGTTAGTTCCATCTTTTTCTGGAGCAGCAGAACTAGACCGCCCAACAATATCTACAAAAGACGACATTTTCTGGGGTACTGCAATAGGCCCTTCCTTGTCTTTATAGGGATACACATCACTGGTGCTATCGCCAGAACCATGAGCTCCATCCTGGACAAGGATATCAGAAACGATGAAGGTTCAGCAAAACTTGAAACATGGCATCCACAATAATGATGATACATTCCCGTAAGTGGGACTTACAGATATGCTACTTCTTGTGGTAGATTTATCACTAAAAGTATCAGAACTAATATGGACATCATCTAACGGAGGAGGCAGCACAGTGCCAGAGCGCTTTATGACATTGTTGGCAGCACCAACAATTTGTTGAACTCTACTCCTTCAAAACCAAAATGGACATTTCAGAGACAGTAAAAATACAGCACATTAATTTTCATATGAAGAAATAAATCTAATAAGCTCACCCATTGCTCATGAATATATACCCAAACTAAACAACTGGTAAAGAAAATCATCCAACAAAATAGGTCAAGccaaagtaaaaaagaaaagcacCAATAACCAATTAATGAGTACATATTTACAACATCACTGCTATGAGGATGCTAGCTGACAAGTTTGTGATCCATTATTGTTCCAGAAGAATTGGTGCCAAATGCATGTTGAATCGCATTTCCAAAATACTAAAGACCAGGCGACATAAACTACATACAGGTTAACAGAAGACCATATATCAGCCTGGGTTAGCATATAAATGGTGTCTAGTTCTCATGCTTTTAACATAaataagaagagaaaagacaCGCACTTATATCAGCTGCATCATAATTctaaataaagttaattttcTGGAAATAGGAACTATTATATAATCCAGGTACAGTCTGACTCCTACAAAAAAAAGATTACCACGTCCTAAACTGCAGTTTGATCATATCACAAGCACTGAGTTCATGGGGTTGTATGCAAATGATTATCGAAAGAGACAGACCCAACAGAGGCCAATGCTGGAAGTCAGAGCagagaaaagagaaatgttTGTACACATCATGATACCTCGTGTGAACTGCAGCAACCTCATCTTTTCCAAAACTGTCTTCATCAGCCCCAATACTATGCAAATATAAACAAGCAGGATTGTTGCAAGGctgaaacaaaataacaacaaaccaaaataattGTTTAACCTCATGGTACgatatgaaatgaaataaataacaaataaaacatctCTATACCATGTTTTTTAGCCAAGCATGACAGTATTTTGCAGTTCCAAATGATGCTCTGCACAAGTAGTGTTAAATATAAAGTTCAAAGTTGGATGCATTTTTATGGCCCAAGAAAGGAATGGTGAAGATGCTTACCTCAAAAATCTACCTTCCAGGACAAATCCATGAACTGATTGAATACATCGCAATGCCTCCTCCTCTTTTGCATATGTTATGTATCTGAAGATCCatattaaaaagaattaggaatagagagaataaacaaatttaaaaatggaatCGTATGAGAAACAATTTTGTTCTGGAATTGTGtgaaaagtaattttaaaaatagaccCTTTTCCCCATTCACAGTACAAACAACACTAGATTTCCTAAAAGTTTACCCATTTATATCTTCATGTTTCTATGGcccagagggagtactaaacaTGAAAGTCCTCTCATGACAGTTTTAATATGTTGTATAAGCATTAGTCTAGCATATCCTTCAATGTGATCATCAACTGAATGGGTGGATGGATggtgaaaaaacaaaaaaaaaaaaaattcacccATTTGAGAAGGCTAGCTAGGGTGGATGCAAGTCTACAATCATcttcaaatcttaattctGTATTTGAGGAAAACCACAAGCAAGATACTTCCTACCACATCAGTTACCTTAAAACATAAAGCCAGGGatttgaaatataaacaacataaaaagaaTGCATTTCTCAATTTCGATTTCATTTCTAGATCTATAGAGGGATCTAGTTTAGATCAAAAATCTAAGTtatcttaataatttttggCCAAATATTGCCAAATCATATAAAGACAATGGTACTTGGACCAAGCTGTTACAGAGCATAGAAGTTAAGGATGCATGATAAAGCTGACAGGAAcaagtttaaaatttaatagtgTGACATTTTACAGAGTATAACCGCCTACATTAGTTGAAGAAAGATTAACATATTTGCTAGAGTAAACTCACACGCTGCATGTATCATTGATAAACTGTTGAATGGCCCCACCAGCAGTCCGTGAAAGTGAGACCTTGGTCACTTTCCCGTACTGACCAAAATAATCATTCCGCAGCAACAACTGTTGAGGCAGATCACAAGTCATATCTAATTAGAACTAGCATGAAACAAGCAATGACAAGTAGAAGttcatcaaaacaaaacacgaGAATATGAAAgcaatttctttttatcaGAATGTAGCTGGATATCTTGCAACCAATTTAATAAAACTGCTACTTACATCTTCATCAGCCAGGGTAAGAGGTAGTCCAATCACATATGCCATTTTCCGTTGAATCACTCTGATATTGGTCAAATCCTTCTTTACTTCAGTAGCCTTTGGCTTGGCCTTTGGTTGTTTAGTTTTCCTGTTAGAAACTTTTGACATTGACCTGTGTCGTATAAAAGTATTAATTGAACTGTTAGATTTACATAAAAGGGGGACAAGAAACAACATTGTAACCACCTTTCACAATTTGCTTGCATTGCAAcaattttctccttctcatAGATTGTCCGACAAGCAGGACATCGCCCCTCTGTTGCATCTTTATCTGCCATGTCTATTATGTGATGCCAACACCAAACACATATCTGTAATGCAAACAATTACATGCTTAGAATGGAAACTCAGCAACAAGTTTCCAAGGAAAACAAGGATTTAGATAACATTATCCCTCTTCATGTAAACATGAAAATGATGATAGAATATGGTACGTAACTTCTGGCATACATACAAACAACTATTTTGAGTGAAAATATATGCCAGTTCTGCAGCATGACCAAATTTGTAAAATGCTTCTTAAACCATAGCTAATCTCATAACTGGATCCCCTAGGCCAGAGATCACCTCTTgcaacataaatataaaaatctgGAGCAGCCGTTGCAGCTGTCACATATTAAAAGTTCAAAGATTCTCAAAATCAAAGGCATAACTGATCACATAATCCACAAATCCAGCGAACTTTAA
The genomic region above belongs to Salvia hispanica cultivar TCC Black 2014 chromosome 3, UniMelb_Shisp_WGS_1.0, whole genome shotgun sequence and contains:
- the LOC125213735 gene encoding uncharacterized protein LOC125213735, encoding MSNEEEKKCPLCAEEMDWTDQQFMPCKCGYQICVWCWHHIIDMADKDATEGRCPACRTIYEKEKIVAMQANCERSMSKVSNRKTKQPKAKPKATEVKKDLTNIRVIQRKMAYVIGLPLTLADEDLLLRNDYFGQYGKVTKVSLSRTAGGAIQQFINDTCSVYITYAKEEEALRCIQSVHGFVLEGRFLRASFGTAKYCHAWLKNMPCNNPACLYLHSIGADEDSFGKDEVAAVHTRSRVQQIVGAANNVIKRSGTVLPPPLDDVHISSDTFSDKSTTRSSISDGAHGSGDSTSDVYPYKDKEGPIAVPQKMSSFVDIVGRSSSAAPEKDGTNPEDRRILDLCSEVSSITVGGEMHAEASYSVSSLFKIPSSDHGANGFINSAEKPLGGDSLSHSHRYKGTCGSSHGASFLHPLCTSHDLEDSDGAALHRKAPSLTGFTLDHNPVNIQDDEASLPIRCVNSISNDSCQEMKFQNSAKSDRIYRSSQSFSNEEIVEHLRRIDNDNLHNDDENSVSDAVKSSIISNIMSIDFDSCEDSLGMPNGLSRLLDETEVLGGSSWSSLNSDQSGYSFSKQDGFASQVAASILPEYGDIKEPYLCKPQFPVNRAHSLAPPGFTMPSRDPPPGFSNCDRTGSLPRPSSGGRLANTCSFSSNLFQPSTGFNDADFFDPAMLPSGKSNQTNGFQNTMFEARPSGTHGLNAFEEESRFLLMMQQSASACQDSNFSHIFAPQIPPSQQGLSFAGGQNGMTGLNDVYGLSSRLPDENQNHGPSFFTQMEKYGNGHASNSNGFDGLQHKGESGLAEVQRNERLGANYFSGYGGDLMFSSGDVYTKVFGL
- the LOC125213736 gene encoding protein IN2-1 homolog B-like, producing the protein MALSCHHGIIHYTCNNKVKSRNFFPNSGFACIKKPLIYPLHISAATASGNVKEVLPPVLDSSSDPPAIFDGTPKLYISYTCPYAQRTWITRNCKGLQETIKLVPIDLKNRPSWYKEKVYPENKVPSLEHNNEVKGESLDLIRYIDQNFPGPSLFPDDPSKGEFGEELLSFTGSFHKAVTTSLKENRIDEAGAAFDDIESALSKFDDGPFFLGQLSLVDIAYVPFVERYQPFFSEVKKYDIRVGRPKLALWIEEMNKIEAYKQTQRDAKEHVESYKNRFLKSPVSS